The Paenibacillus beijingensis nucleotide sequence ACTGGAAACGCCAGCCGCATCGGCGGAGCATACGCACCGGCATTACATGAACAAGCTTGCTGTTGAAACGGATGTTGCGGACGTGAAACTCGACATGGAGCGCGGCGTCGATGATTTTCTGCTCATTGATGTGCGGTCTGAAAAGGATTATGCGGAATGCCATATTGCAGGCGCCGCCAGCTTGCCTTATCGTCAAATCAACATGGACACGACCGCTTCCTTTTCGAAAGAGCAGCTCATTGTCGTTTATTGCTGGGGGCCTGCATGCAACTCCGGTACGAAAGGAGCCGCACGTCTATCAGCACTTGGCTTTCAAGTAAAAGAAATGCTCGGGGGAATCGAATACTGGAGGAAAGAAGGAGGCCAGGTGGAAGGGCATCTTGGTGAAAAGGCCCCTTTAATCGGCTGACAAGCCGCCGATTTCTCCATTGAACGGTTGGATGTTGGATAGATGACTTCTGGATTAATAGGGAGTCATCTTTTTTCATGCTCTCCAGACTACGTAAAAGCGTAAGAATTCGACTTGGTTTAACAAAACAAGAAACCTGTTTACAAAATAATGCATCCAACATACAATTACAACATAAATAGTGTAATATTACCTGACTTAATATGTCATCGATAAGTTGTATTTAAAATAAACGCGGAAACGGAGGTTCGAGAGAAAGGTCGGCAGCTTATAGTCATTGATACAGAGGTTACATAAGAGGATTCTTTAATAATATTTGTTAAGGAGCGTCTACGATGAAAAAAACGAAAATCTTGATGTACGTCCTCGCAATGGTACTAACTCTCTCTCTTGCAGCATGCGGCAGCAAACAAAATGCGGAATCGGAATCGACAGGCGCAAGCGGCGGCGATTCGCAAAAAGAATATCTTGTCGGTACGGATGCCAGCTATGCCCCGTTTGAATCGATGACAGCAGACAATCAGTTTGTCGGATTTGACATGGAAATTGTCCAAGCGATCGCAGATAAAGGCGGCTTCAAAATAAAACTTATCAACACGCCTTGGGAAGGGATTTTTGCCACACTCAACAGCGGCGACCGCGATATCATAATTTCGGCCGTTACCATTACGGAAGAGCGTTTAAAGGAATATGATTTTTCGGATCCGTATTTTGATGCGAAACAATCGATTGCGGTTCCCAAAACGTCTTCCGTCCAGAAATTCGACGATTTGAAAGATAAAGTCGTCGGCGTTCAGACCGGTACGACGGGAGATGAAGTCGTGACGAAGCTGCTCGGCGCAGACAGCGGCAATATTAAACGGTTGGAAACGACCCCTCTAGCTTTGAAAGAGCTGGAAAATGGAGGCGTCGATGCGGTGGTCGCGGATAACGGCGTCGTCAACAACTATGTGAAAAACAACTCGGATAAAGGGTTTAAGACGGTCGACGATGCTTCATTTGCCAAAGAATCTTATGGTTTGGTGACGAAAAAGGGAAATAAGGAATTACTGGACAAAATCAATGCGGGTTTGAAGGCAATTAAAGAAGACGGAACGTATGATACCATCTATCAAAAATATTTCGGTGAGTGATTTATCTGCAGCCATCCAGGGACATATCAATCGGGCCGTTTGCATGCATATTTTACCGGATGAAAGCAGGTTAACCTATGGGATTTAGATGGGACATTGTCCAGGATTATTTGCCCATGTTTTTACAAGGCGCGCTGATGACTCTGCAAGTAACCGTCATTTCGGTCCTGCTCGGGACGATACTCGGACTCTTTACGGCTATTGTGCGCTTGACGAGGTCCAGTCACGATATATTCAAGTATGTGGTGTTGGTCGTATTCAGGGTTCCCGCTCTTATTTATATTACCGTTTTTCGGGGGACGCCGTTATTTGTGCAAATATTGATCGTCCATTTCGGACTCATGCCTCTATTGATTCATCCGGAGAATGGACTATTAATTGCAGGAGAATTGGCGAGACAAATCAAGCTCGCCGATCCCGACAGCATCCTTTCCGGAACGTTTCTTTCAGGTACCGTCGCACTAACGTTGAACTCCGGCGCGTATATTGCGGAAATTTTCCGGGCCGGCATTCAATCGATCGACAAAGGGCAAACGGAAGCGGCCCGCTCTTTGGGCTTATCTTATAGCAAAACGATGCGCTTTATTATCGTTCCTCAAGCATTCCGCAGAATGCTGCCGGCGCTCGGGAATGAAACGATTGCGTTATTGAAAGATTCCTCGTTAGTCTCGGCCATCGGTCTTGCGGAATTAGCTTATGCCGCCCGTACGGCATTCGGAGCGACATCCCGCGTTTGGGAACCGTATCTTGCCATTTCCGTGCTGTACTTGATTCTGACGCTTGGCCTCTCGCTCGTTGTATTCTGGCTTGAACGAAGATACGGCAAAGGCGATTAACATTCAAGCCTTATAACCTGGAATTCAAAATTACGATCAGAGCCTTAATCCGGGCAGACTACCGGATTAAGGCTCTAAAACTGCGTCCGGCTGGTTAATGCTTGCCGGTAGCTTGGCTATGCACGGGTGACCCCGATTGCGGACGGCTCGCCTTCGTCAGCCCGAGCGAGCTGCTGAGCAGGCGGTCGACGATCCGGTCGGGGAAGCGGCTTAGCAGGACGACCAGGCGCGCGCCTCTTCCGACCGCATATCTCGTGCGCGGCCGATTCGCAGTAAGGGCGTGCACGATCGCGTCCACCACCACATCCGTCTTCGAGACGGGCTGCTTGGCAAACGAGGCGTTGACGGTGGAGATCGCCTGATCGTACAGCTTTCGTTTGTCGGCTTGTACCCGGTCCAGAGACAGCTTGGCGGTGACGGCCGCTTTGTTGAAAATATTGGTGCCGATTGCGGCTGGCTCGATGATCGACACTTGGATGTTCCAGGGCTGAAGCTCGACGCGCAGCGCATCCGTGACGGCTTCCAGGGCGTGCTTCGAGGCGGACAGCGCTCCGATGAAAGGCATTGCCGTTTTGCCGGTTACCGCGCCGATATTGACGATCCGGCCGCTTTGCTTGCGCAGCAGCGGCAGAAATGCTTGCGTGACGGCAATTTGCCCGAAGACGTTAATGTCGAATTGCTGTTTGATTTCCTCAATGGACAGCAGCTCAAGCGGTCCTTGGACAATCGTCCCGGCATTATTGACCAGACCGCTCAGCCCTCTCGGGCCAAGCGCCTCGGTTACCGTCTTGGCGGCGGACTGCACGGAAACTGGATCGGTAATATCAATCTGGACCGGCACGACATTTTTGCCGATACTTGCAAGCTTTTTGCTGTACGAGGGATCGCGGAAGCCCGCAAAAACCCGGTAATCCATGCCGGCTAAACGCCGGACGGCTTCGAACCCGATGCCGCCGGAAGCCCCGGTAATGAATACCGCGCCTCCTTTCTCATTCTGTGCCATTATAACCACTCTCCTCTATCGGCAGAGTCTCCATCACTGTTGACTGGCAGCAGGGCAAATCATCTTCATCGCGTCTCATATCCAAGCTCCTTTTCTCGCTATTTCCGTTCTGGAACCATCTTAACGGTAATATCCTTTCAGCGGGGAGTACGGCAATTATCGTAGAGGAACTGGTAGCAGGAGGATCAATTGTGGGATAATAAATACCAGATTAGGAAA carries:
- a CDS encoding amino acid ABC transporter permease translates to MGFRWDIVQDYLPMFLQGALMTLQVTVISVLLGTILGLFTAIVRLTRSSHDIFKYVVLVVFRVPALIYITVFRGTPLFVQILIVHFGLMPLLIHPENGLLIAGELARQIKLADPDSILSGTFLSGTVALTLNSGAYIAEIFRAGIQSIDKGQTEAARSLGLSYSKTMRFIIVPQAFRRMLPALGNETIALLKDSSLVSAIGLAELAYAARTAFGATSRVWEPYLAISVLYLILTLGLSLVVFWLERRYGKGD
- a CDS encoding basic amino acid ABC transporter substrate-binding protein — encoded protein: MKKTKILMYVLAMVLTLSLAACGSKQNAESESTGASGGDSQKEYLVGTDASYAPFESMTADNQFVGFDMEIVQAIADKGGFKIKLINTPWEGIFATLNSGDRDIIISAVTITEERLKEYDFSDPYFDAKQSIAVPKTSSVQKFDDLKDKVVGVQTGTTGDEVVTKLLGADSGNIKRLETTPLALKELENGGVDAVVADNGVVNNYVKNNSDKGFKTVDDASFAKESYGLVTKKGNKELLDKINAGLKAIKEDGTYDTIYQKYFGE
- a CDS encoding SDR family oxidoreductase, translating into MAQNEKGGAVFITGASGGIGFEAVRRLAGMDYRVFAGFRDPSYSKKLASIGKNVVPVQIDITDPVSVQSAAKTVTEALGPRGLSGLVNNAGTIVQGPLELLSIEEIKQQFDINVFGQIAVTQAFLPLLRKQSGRIVNIGAVTGKTAMPFIGALSASKHALEAVTDALRVELQPWNIQVSIIEPAAIGTNIFNKAAVTAKLSLDRVQADKRKLYDQAISTVNASFAKQPVSKTDVVVDAIVHALTANRPRTRYAVGRGARLVVLLSRFPDRIVDRLLSSSLGLTKASRPQSGSPVHSQATGKH
- a CDS encoding rhodanese-like domain-containing protein gives rise to the protein MEQQSYFSLVLETPAASAEHTHRHYMNKLAVETDVADVKLDMERGVDDFLLIDVRSEKDYAECHIAGAASLPYRQINMDTTASFSKEQLIVVYCWGPACNSGTKGAARLSALGFQVKEMLGGIEYWRKEGGQVEGHLGEKAPLIG